The Clostridioides difficile genome has a segment encoding these proteins:
- the pepF gene encoding oligoendopeptidase F — MGTDRSTIEEKYKWKIDKMYSTKEEIEKDISKVKNLIQEVKEYKGKLSESKENLYKVLSISENASRIIQNLYVYTHMKQHEDTRINDNQGRATKTEMLSTDLGVATSYVVPEILSIEEDRLNEYLKDEKLSFYKKYIKDILRDKPHTLSEREEEILAATSELSTVPENVYDMLAYADMEFPEIEDEKGNKVKLSHSNYSLFIKSKNGRVRKEAFEGEFSTYGKYKNTFASTLYGGIKSEIFYAKTRKYNSAIEASLFSDDVSLDVYNNLISAIDESLPILNKYVELKKKFLGLDEIHMYDLYVPLTDKFDMDIPYEKAQSIILEALKPLGEEYLKVIKNAFEEGWIDVYDNEGKKGGAYSWGSYDSHPYILMSYKNDLNSLFTLIHELGHSVHSHYSRTSQPFLYSDYKIFVAEVASTLNELLLINYLLENSKSKDETIYLLNYYLEQFRTTVHRQTMFAEFEKIVHGRVESGEPLTADEFTDIYYKLNEKYYGKSAIVDKQIGIEWARIPHFYSNFYVYKYATGFSAASALSQQILSEGSTAVDRYINFLKSGGSEYPLEQLKSAGVDMTKKQSIEEALNVFASLVNKLEKEL, encoded by the coding sequence ATGGGAACTGATAGAAGTACGATAGAAGAAAAGTACAAATGGAAAATAGATAAGATGTACTCTACTAAAGAAGAAATTGAAAAAGATATAAGTAAAGTAAAAAATCTTATTCAAGAAGTAAAAGAATACAAAGGTAAACTTTCTGAGAGTAAAGAAAATTTATACAAAGTATTAAGTATCTCTGAAAATGCATCTAGAATTATCCAAAATCTATATGTATATACTCATATGAAACAACATGAAGATACTAGAATCAATGATAATCAAGGAAGAGCCACTAAGACAGAAATGCTATCAACTGATTTAGGAGTAGCTACTTCTTATGTAGTTCCAGAAATACTGTCTATAGAAGAAGACAGATTAAATGAATATTTAAAAGATGAGAAGTTATCATTTTATAAAAAATATATAAAAGATATATTGAGAGATAAGCCTCACACTTTGAGTGAAAGAGAAGAAGAAATACTTGCAGCCACATCTGAATTATCAACAGTTCCAGAAAATGTATATGATATGTTAGCATATGCTGATATGGAGTTTCCTGAGATAGAAGATGAAAAAGGTAATAAGGTTAAACTTTCTCATTCAAACTATTCTTTATTTATAAAAAGTAAAAATGGAAGAGTTAGAAAAGAAGCCTTTGAAGGAGAATTTTCTACTTATGGAAAATATAAAAACACATTTGCTTCAACACTTTATGGTGGAATAAAGTCAGAGATATTTTATGCAAAAACTAGAAAATATAATTCAGCAATAGAAGCATCTCTATTTTCAGATGATGTAAGCTTAGATGTTTATAATAATCTTATATCAGCAATAGATGAAAGTCTTCCTATTTTGAATAAGTATGTTGAACTTAAAAAGAAATTCTTGGGATTAGATGAAATACACATGTATGACTTATATGTTCCTCTAACTGATAAATTTGATATGGATATACCTTATGAAAAAGCACAGAGTATTATATTAGAAGCGCTTAAGCCTTTAGGAGAAGAGTATTTAAAAGTTATAAAAAATGCATTTGAAGAAGGATGGATTGATGTATATGATAATGAAGGTAAAAAAGGAGGAGCTTACTCTTGGGGAAGCTATGATTCACATCCTTATATACTAATGAGCTATAAAAATGACCTTAATTCTTTATTTACATTAATTCATGAATTAGGTCATTCTGTCCATAGCCATTATTCAAGAACAAGTCAGCCATTTTTATATTCAGATTATAAAATATTTGTTGCAGAAGTTGCCTCTACATTAAATGAATTACTTCTTATAAATTATTTATTAGAAAATTCTAAGTCTAAAGATGAAACTATATATCTATTAAATTATTATTTAGAGCAATTTAGAACTACAGTTCATAGACAAACTATGTTTGCTGAATTTGAAAAAATTGTACATGGAAGAGTAGAAAGTGGAGAGCCACTTACTGCTGATGAGTTTACTGACATATACTATAAATTAAATGAGAAGTATTATGGAAAATCTGCAATAGTAGATAAGCAGATAGGGATAGAGTGGGCAAGAATTCCACATTTTTATTCAAATTTCTATGTGTATAAGTATGCTACAGGATTCTCTGCTGCGAGTGCTTTAAGTCAACAGATACTTTCAGAAGGTAGTACTGCTGTGGACAGATATATAAACTTCTTAAAAAGCGGAGGGTCAGAGTATCCTTTAGAACAATTGAAATCTGCTGGTGTAGACATGACGAAAAAACAATCTATAGAGGAAGCTTTAAATGTGTTTGCCAGTTTAGTTAATAAACTAGAAAAAGAATTATAA
- a CDS encoding phosphate ABC transporter substrate-binding protein → MFKKKIGVLLASTMLVGVLAVGCGSGSGGSGDSNKVSVSGSTSIGPLMETIGEKFQEKNEGVSVEVQQIGSSGGIKNAIEGTSEIGMSSRDLKDEEKSAGLKETKIAIDGIALITNKDNPVKNLTMDQIKGIYTGKITNWKEVNGNDAPIVIVSREEGSGTRDGFQEIVGFKSEELTKDAQISDGSGNIKTTVEGNENAIGYISFGYVDEKVNSLKVNDVDATDANVIANKYPISRPFILVNKEDNLSEKGKALIDYILSDEGQALVSEKGFIKVNQ, encoded by the coding sequence ATGTTCAAAAAGAAAATAGGAGTTCTTTTAGCTAGTACAATGTTGGTTGGAGTCTTAGCAGTAGGATGTGGTTCTGGCTCTGGAGGTTCAGGAGATTCAAATAAAGTTTCTGTTTCAGGTTCAACTTCAATAGGGCCTCTTATGGAGACTATCGGAGAGAAATTTCAGGAAAAAAATGAAGGTGTTAGTGTAGAAGTACAACAAATTGGTTCTTCTGGAGGTATAAAAAATGCAATAGAAGGAACATCTGAAATAGGTATGAGTTCAAGAGATTTAAAAGATGAAGAAAAAAGCGCTGGATTAAAGGAAACTAAGATAGCAATAGATGGTATAGCATTAATAACTAATAAAGACAACCCAGTAAAAAATCTTACAATGGACCAAATAAAAGGTATATACACAGGAAAGATAACTAACTGGAAAGAAGTTAACGGAAATGATGCACCAATAGTAATAGTATCAAGAGAAGAAGGTTCAGGAACTAGAGATGGATTCCAAGAAATTGTAGGATTTAAATCAGAAGAATTAACTAAAGATGCACAAATAAGTGATGGTTCAGGAAATATAAAAACTACAGTTGAAGGAAATGAAAATGCTATAGGATATATATCATTTGGATATGTTGATGAGAAAGTAAATAGTTTAAAAGTAAATGATGTTGATGCAACTGATGCTAATGTAATAGCTAATAAATATCCAATATCAAGACCATTTATATTAGTTAATAAAGAAGATAATTTGTCAGAAAAAGGTAAAGCTTTGATAGATTATATATTGAGTGATGAAGGACAAGCACTTGTTTCAGAAAAAGGATTTATTAAAGTTAATCAATAA
- a CDS encoding aspartyl-phosphate phosphatase Spo0E family protein translates to MANNELETLKNEIEAVREEINTYIEYPEIFQEELVESSKKIDILINKYMYLSK, encoded by the coding sequence ATGGCGAACAATGAATTAGAAACGTTAAAAAATGAAATTGAAGCAGTTAGGGAAGAGATAAATACATACATAGAATATCCAGAAATATTTCAAGAAGAGCTCGTAGAATCAAGTAAGAAAATAGATATATTAATAAATAAATACATGTACTTAAGCAAATAG
- a CDS encoding response regulator transcription factor yields the protein MQTKILIIDGDKNNCQELKSFLEKKGISVDLAYNCEEAIGKIFSNRYDLIFLEIILTDGDGWTLCKKIRNVTTCPIVYMTYINEDQSILNALNSGGDDYLIKPLNLEILYAKVKAILRRVNSYINNNENNTKLEEYNRTSGVIKLEDKIIKLTPTENKLLNYFIENPEKTLTTKEIYEHVWLNEYLEDNYSVVVAVNGLRKKIEKDYKNPQKIITIRGAGYYFNKE from the coding sequence ATGCAAACTAAGATATTAATAATAGATGGAGATAAGAATAATTGTCAGGAATTAAAAAGTTTTTTGGAGAAAAAAGGAATAAGTGTGGATTTGGCCTATAACTGTGAAGAAGCTATTGGGAAAATATTTAGCAATAGATATGATTTGATATTTTTAGAGATAATTTTAACTGATGGTGATGGATGGACTTTATGTAAAAAGATTAGAAATGTAACTACATGCCCAATTGTTTATATGACTTATATAAATGAAGACCAAAGTATTTTAAATGCTTTAAATTCTGGTGGTGATGATTATTTAATCAAACCTTTAAATTTAGAAATACTATATGCAAAGGTAAAAGCAATTTTAAGAAGAGTAAATTCATACATAAATAATAATGAAAATAATACAAAATTAGAAGAATACAATAGAACAAGTGGAGTAATAAAATTAGAAGATAAAATCATAAAATTAACTCCAACAGAAAATAAGTTGTTGAACTATTTTATAGAGAATCCTGAAAAGACCTTAACTACTAAGGAAATATATGAACATGTATGGCTAAATGAGTATCTAGAGGATAACTATAGTGTAGTAGTTGCAGTAAATGGACTGAGAAAGAAAATAGAAAAAGATTACAAGAATCCTCAAAAAATCATAACAATAAGAGGAGCAGGGTATTACTTTAATAAGGAATAA
- the pstC gene encoding phosphate ABC transporter permease subunit PstC → MIVKSRLVGLEKNGNNGNKTKYIIEKVAKNIFLLSALVAVASLLLIIGFVFYKGLRPFIFEGYSFIDFLTGADWVPSANKFGISSMIAASIVATIGALIIGVPIGILTSIFIAEVAPKRLAKIMSPAVELLAGIPSVLYGVFGLAVIVPMIQSIFNLPKGQSLLAIIIVLAVMMLPTIISVSETAIRAVPKAYKEGSLALGASKIETIFKVVLPAAKSGVLAAVVLGVGRALGETMAVILVAGNSPVMPTSLTDSVRPLTTNIALEMGYAFGTHQEMLFATGVVLFTFILILNLVLNKLSNKVVN, encoded by the coding sequence ATGATAGTAAAATCTAGGTTAGTAGGTTTAGAAAAAAATGGTAATAATGGAAATAAGACAAAATATATAATTGAAAAAGTAGCAAAAAATATATTTCTATTAAGTGCTTTAGTAGCAGTTGCAAGTTTACTTTTAATAATAGGATTTGTATTTTATAAAGGGTTAAGACCATTTATATTTGAGGGATACTCATTTATAGATTTTTTAACAGGTGCGGATTGGGTTCCTTCAGCTAATAAGTTTGGAATATCATCTATGATAGCAGCATCAATAGTCGCAACAATTGGTGCACTTATAATAGGAGTGCCAATAGGAATATTAACATCTATATTTATAGCAGAAGTTGCACCTAAAAGATTAGCAAAAATAATGTCACCAGCAGTTGAGCTTCTAGCAGGTATACCTTCAGTGTTATATGGAGTATTTGGTCTTGCAGTAATAGTTCCAATGATACAAAGTATATTTAATCTTCCAAAAGGACAGAGCTTATTAGCAATAATAATAGTATTAGCAGTAATGATGTTGCCAACAATAATATCTGTATCAGAAACAGCTATAAGAGCAGTACCAAAAGCATATAAAGAAGGTTCATTAGCACTTGGTGCATCAAAAATAGAAACAATATTTAAAGTTGTATTGCCAGCTGCAAAGTCTGGAGTATTAGCAGCAGTAGTATTAGGAGTAGGAAGAGCTTTAGGAGAAACAATGGCAGTAATACTTGTTGCAGGAAATTCACCAGTTATGCCAACTTCTTTAACAGATAGTGTAAGACCACTTACAACTAACATAGCACTTGAAATGGGATATGCATTTGGGACACATCAAGAAATGCTATTTGCCACTGGAGTAGTATTGTTTACATTTATATTAATATTAAACTTAGTTTTAAATAAACTTTCAAATAAGGTGGTAAATTAA
- the feoB gene encoding ferrous iron transport protein B produces the protein MINVALLGNPNVGKTTVFNLLTGSNQYVGNWPGVTIEKKEGFIGKEIKVVDLPGIYAMDTFSNEEKVSKSYLENEDVDVIVNVVDASNLSRNLYLTTQLMQFNKPIVILLNMLDIAESKGVNIDDKKLSEELGVIVVPIIAKKKDGVERIEAEIKDATKKSFKYRTDFGSETETYKKLESILSRCTKTTYTHKKSISDKIDNIVLNPILAYPIFIGVLFLLFKFTFDWVGGPLQEGFAGLIEAYISTPVSDLLANSSPWFKSLIVDGIIGGVGGTLPFFPLIFTLFFGISLFEDSGYMSRTAFLMDKVMRKVGLSGKAFIPIVMGMGCSSPAIMATRTLESEKDRRVTALIAPLMTCGAKLPIYALFVAIFFPHNAALVTTSLYLVGIVMAILVALVLNKTAFKTEAEPFILELPEYRIPTIDALIKNTWNKSKGFLIRVVTVMFAMSVVIWGLSSFNVFGFTEDINVSFLATIGHIISPIFKPLGFDDWRTSVAILSGLGAKEIVVNSLNILYGNLTVVLPTIFNGVTAYTFLIFTALYTPCIAALATMRKEYGNKMMFTSFAYQFILAWIMAFIVKSIGGVLFMGNSIMEALIGGIIIVLAFIILFNKFKSTKNGSSCSGCSGCSGCPGSNSCSVDEDNNKKSSIH, from the coding sequence GTGATTAATGTAGCATTATTAGGAAACCCGAATGTTGGTAAAACTACTGTATTTAACCTGCTTACAGGTTCAAATCAGTATGTTGGTAACTGGCCTGGTGTTACTATTGAGAAAAAAGAAGGATTTATTGGGAAAGAAATAAAGGTTGTAGATTTACCTGGTATATATGCAATGGATACTTTCTCAAATGAAGAAAAGGTTTCTAAGTCATATTTAGAAAATGAAGATGTTGATGTAATAGTAAATGTAGTAGATGCTTCTAACTTATCAAGAAATCTCTACTTAACAACTCAACTTATGCAATTTAATAAACCTATAGTTATACTGCTTAACATGTTAGATATTGCAGAATCTAAAGGTGTTAATATAGATGATAAAAAATTAAGTGAAGAACTTGGAGTAATTGTTGTTCCAATCATCGCAAAAAAGAAAGATGGCGTAGAAAGAATAGAAGCAGAAATTAAAGATGCTACTAAAAAATCATTTAAATATCGAACAGACTTTGGAAGTGAAACAGAAACATATAAGAAGTTGGAATCTATCTTATCAAGATGTACAAAGACTACATATACACACAAAAAATCTATCAGTGATAAAATAGACAATATAGTTTTAAATCCTATATTAGCCTATCCTATATTTATTGGTGTATTGTTTCTTTTATTTAAATTCACCTTTGATTGGGTTGGAGGTCCACTTCAAGAAGGCTTTGCAGGCCTTATAGAGGCTTATATCTCTACACCTGTTAGTGATTTGTTAGCTAACTCTAGTCCGTGGTTTAAATCACTTATTGTTGATGGAATAATTGGAGGTGTTGGTGGTACTTTACCATTCTTCCCTTTAATATTTACATTATTCTTTGGTATATCTCTATTTGAAGATAGTGGATATATGTCAAGAACAGCATTTTTGATGGATAAGGTTATGAGAAAGGTTGGTCTATCTGGTAAGGCTTTTATACCTATAGTTATGGGTATGGGATGTTCTTCTCCTGCTATAATGGCGACTAGAACATTAGAAAGTGAAAAAGACAGAAGAGTTACGGCTCTTATTGCACCACTTATGACTTGTGGAGCAAAGTTACCTATATATGCATTATTTGTAGCTATATTTTTCCCACACAATGCTGCTTTAGTAACTACATCATTATACTTAGTTGGTATAGTTATGGCAATTTTGGTTGCACTAGTTTTAAATAAAACAGCTTTTAAGACAGAAGCTGAACCATTTATATTAGAGTTACCAGAATATAGAATACCTACTATAGATGCACTTATTAAAAATACTTGGAATAAATCAAAAGGATTTTTAATAAGAGTTGTTACTGTCATGTTTGCAATGTCAGTTGTTATTTGGGGACTTTCTTCATTTAATGTATTTGGATTTACAGAAGATATAAATGTAAGCTTTTTAGCTACTATAGGGCATATTATATCTCCTATATTTAAGCCCCTTGGTTTTGATGACTGGAGAACTTCAGTTGCTATCTTAAGTGGTCTTGGAGCAAAAGAAATCGTGGTGAACTCTTTGAATATACTATATGGTAATTTGACTGTTGTATTACCTACAATATTTAATGGTGTTACTGCATATACATTCTTAATATTTACGGCTCTATATACTCCATGTATAGCTGCTCTTGCAACTATGAGAAAAGAATATGGCAATAAAATGATGTTCACATCATTTGCATATCAATTTATATTAGCATGGATAATGGCTTTTATAGTTAAAAGCATTGGTGGAGTACTATTTATGGGAAATTCAATAATGGAAGCTTTAATTGGTGGAATAATCATAGTTCTTGCATTTATAATCTTGTTTAATAAATTTAAGTCTACAAAAAATGGAAGTAGTTGTAGTGGATGTTCTGGTTGCTCTGGATGTCCAGGTTCTAATTCTTGCTCAGTAGATGAAGATAATAACAAAAAAAGTAGTATACATTAA
- a CDS encoding MgtC/SapB family protein, producing the protein MGDIGTKEIAIRLLLALVIGGIIGLEREKIRQFAGFRTHILIAIGSCITSITSIQLLSDYSLYTNADPARMPAQVLSGIGFLGAGAILKNKGGVKGLTTAAGMWATACIGIAVGYGYYELSILGWLFVMIALFVLRILNTFLFSQEKNVLILKINNLDSIPFLYDKFEKNQLIVRNMEIECRSEEYWKVNFFISYDKRIHLPDVMKEINMIEGVINVDYLD; encoded by the coding sequence ATGGGCGATATAGGAACTAAGGAGATAGCAATAAGATTATTATTAGCATTAGTTATAGGAGGAATAATAGGGCTAGAGAGAGAAAAAATAAGGCAGTTTGCAGGATTTAGAACACATATATTAATAGCAATAGGTTCTTGTATTACTTCAATAACTTCAATCCAGTTATTGTCTGACTATAGTTTGTATACAAATGCTGACCCAGCAAGAATGCCTGCTCAGGTACTATCTGGAATTGGTTTTTTAGGTGCAGGAGCAATTCTAAAGAACAAAGGTGGAGTGAAGGGGCTTACTACAGCAGCTGGAATGTGGGCAACTGCATGTATTGGTATAGCAGTTGGATATGGTTATTATGAGCTATCAATTTTGGGATGGCTGTTTGTAATGATAGCATTATTTGTGCTTAGGATATTAAATACGTTTCTATTTAGTCAAGAAAAAAATGTATTGATATTAAAAATAAATAATTTAGATTCAATACCTTTTTTATATGATAAATTTGAAAAAAATCAACTTATTGTAAGGAATATGGAAATAGAATGTCGTAGCGAAGAATATTGGAAAGTTAACTTTTTTATATCTTATGATAAGAGAATACACTTACCTGATGTTATGAAAGAAATAAATATGATAGAAGGAGTAATAAATGTAGATTATTTGGACTAA
- a CDS encoding sensor histidine kinase, with translation MKKSNILKGTLIVLIVSLLAITGLNFLYKYDNKYTYKSIRASDGILTIDEDTFSKNKLVFLIDDWEFYNHKIFKPKDFTEKHIKPEYIFIGQYPDFSMRKEKQSPYGNATYRMRIKNEGKDKVLSLELPEIFCASEVWINGEIVSKLGDIGTERYRPKIKNTVVSFVAKKDTEIIINVSNFSHYYSGLYYPPALGKTKDVSNMIFYRLLFYSIICFTTIAIAIFSLSVWALSKQSKLYLYFGCMCIFFAIHVSYPFIHLMGLPLVNFTYAVEDSSYFIAVLCIICINGNISKIERNKVYRFLILPLGITMSIISIVIPVILLPYDIYFVNVYGKLIDIYKYVVFIYILMSSIVSIYKKTYSEQLSSYILVSANIVFGVSILFDVVTSNRFEPIFTGWQTEYCGFLIVILFSIMMINRNRIIIKENEKLTQNLEHEVEVRTNELTTLLNERKKFLADVAHDLKAPVSAIQAFIDLIKVGNIHVDEETRTYLYAINQKSNEVQNRVRSLQEFTSQDKNIGLSEKICVNDFIKEVYENNLPDTQACGVNFEVYILDKKIYAKVNKERLARAFENLIYNALSFTPFDGKIILSVNKEDGFAIIKISDNGKGIPAENIPKIFDRFFTERDNDTSKGQGLGLYIVKSIIREHEGEIFVDSELGKGTVFTIKLSLCFL, from the coding sequence ATGAAAAAGTCTAATATACTAAAAGGAACTCTCATTGTATTGATAGTCTCTCTGTTGGCAATAACAGGATTAAATTTTCTGTATAAATATGATAATAAATATACATATAAGTCTATTAGAGCAAGTGATGGAATTTTAACTATAGATGAGGACACTTTTTCTAAAAATAAACTTGTTTTTCTAATAGATGATTGGGAATTTTATAACCATAAGATATTTAAGCCGAAAGATTTTACAGAGAAACATATAAAGCCAGAATACATTTTTATAGGACAATATCCAGATTTTTCTATGAGAAAAGAAAAACAATCGCCATATGGAAATGCAACTTATCGAATGAGGATAAAAAATGAAGGTAAAGACAAAGTATTAAGCCTAGAACTTCCAGAAATTTTTTGTGCAAGTGAGGTTTGGATAAATGGTGAGATAGTCTCTAAGTTGGGAGATATAGGCACAGAAAGATATAGACCCAAAATTAAAAATACAGTAGTAAGTTTTGTTGCAAAGAAAGATACAGAAATTATAATCAATGTGTCAAATTTCTCACATTATTATAGTGGTTTGTATTACCCACCTGCATTAGGAAAAACAAAAGATGTAAGTAATATGATATTTTATAGACTACTTTTTTATAGTATCATTTGTTTTACAACTATTGCAATAGCTATATTTTCTCTATCTGTTTGGGCACTTTCAAAACAAAGCAAGCTATATTTATACTTTGGATGTATGTGTATTTTTTTTGCTATACATGTATCATATCCTTTTATACATTTAATGGGTCTTCCTTTAGTGAACTTTACATATGCAGTTGAAGATTCATCATACTTTATAGCAGTTTTATGTATTATTTGTATAAATGGAAACATATCCAAAATTGAGAGAAATAAAGTATATAGATTTTTAATTTTACCATTAGGAATTACTATGAGTATCATATCCATTGTGATACCAGTTATTCTTCTTCCATATGATATATACTTTGTTAATGTCTATGGAAAATTAATAGACATATATAAATATGTTGTATTTATTTATATATTGATGTCTTCAATAGTTTCAATTTATAAAAAAACATACTCTGAGCAATTAAGCTCCTATATTTTAGTTTCAGCAAACATAGTGTTTGGTGTCAGTATATTATTTGATGTAGTGACTAGTAATAGGTTTGAACCTATATTTACAGGATGGCAAACAGAATACTGTGGGTTTCTAATAGTCATTTTATTTTCTATTATGATGATAAATAGAAATAGAATAATAATAAAAGAAAACGAAAAACTCACACAAAATCTTGAGCATGAAGTTGAAGTAAGAACTAATGAACTTACAACATTATTAAATGAACGTAAAAAATTCTTGGCAGATGTAGCACATGATTTAAAGGCACCTGTTTCAGCTATACAGGCATTTATAGATTTAATAAAGGTTGGGAATATTCATGTAGATGAAGAGACAAGAACCTATCTTTATGCCATAAACCAAAAATCAAATGAAGTACAAAATAGAGTACGTAGTTTACAAGAATTTACATCACAAGATAAAAACATTGGTCTTAGTGAAAAAATATGCGTAAATGACTTTATTAAAGAGGTATATGAAAATAATTTACCAGATACACAAGCCTGTGGTGTAAATTTTGAAGTTTATATATTAGATAAAAAAATATATGCAAAAGTAAATAAAGAAAGATTGGCTAGAGCATTTGAAAATTTAATTTATAATGCTTTAAGCTTTACTCCATTTGATGGGAAAATAATTTTGTCAGTGAATAAAGAAGATGGATTTGCAATTATTAAAATTTCTGATAATGGCAAAGGAATACCAGCAGAAAATATACCAAAGATATTTGACCGATTCTTTACAGAAAGAGACAATGATACTTCAAAAGGTCAAGGCTTGGGATTATATATTGTTAAATCCATTATAAGAGAACATGAAGGAGAGATTTTTGTAGATTCAGAGTTAGGAAAAGGAACTGTTTTTACAATAAAATTAAGTTTATGTTTTTTATAA
- a CDS encoding Gx transporter family protein has translation MKTRKMTFLGLMIGYSLALYVLETYIPNPLIVIFPGAKLGLSNIITLISLMLLGVRDTVIIVTIRVILSSIFAGPLSYLLFSIGGAYLSLLFMYLASKIKGLSIIGISILGAIGHNIGQLIVASLIIENILAIGYLPFMLMASLVTGMFVGLVSRYTVPKLKHFYSKFY, from the coding sequence ATGAAAACTAGAAAAATGACATTTTTAGGTCTTATGATAGGATACAGTTTAGCCTTATATGTATTAGAGACGTATATACCAAACCCTCTTATAGTTATATTTCCAGGAGCAAAATTGGGTTTGAGTAATATTATAACTTTAATTTCATTAATGTTGTTAGGTGTCAGAGATACTGTTATAATTGTTACTATCAGGGTAATTTTGTCATCAATATTTGCAGGTCCTCTATCTTATCTCTTATTTAGCATAGGAGGAGCTTATTTGAGCCTTTTATTTATGTATTTAGCAAGTAAAATAAAGGGATTATCAATTATAGGAATAAGTATTTTAGGGGCAATAGGGCATAATATAGGTCAATTAATAGTTGCAAGTTTAATAATAGAAAATATACTTGCTATAGGATACTTGCCATTTATGTTGATGGCATCATTAGTAACGGGTATGTTTGTAGGATTAGTATCTAGATATACAGTACCCAAATTAAAGCATTTTTATAGTAAGTTTTATTGA
- a CDS encoding response regulator transcription factor: MYNLLVVDDDVDILNINQIYFSNIGFNVYTAETAKSAMKIVEKIVLDCIILDIALPDLDGYKICNAIKEKVNIPIIFLSNYEREEERVQGFLSGGDDYITKPYSLKELELRIYARMRQYKDITSVPNVLKFSSLVINVNSRKVTFDEKSIDLTTMEFEILLFLAENKEQVFSKIEIYNQVWKMPDVGDQHTVQVHIAQMRKKINSLSREHQYIQTVWGKGYKFVP, translated from the coding sequence ATGTATAACTTATTGGTTGTAGATGATGATGTTGATATTTTAAACATAAATCAAATTTATTTTTCTAACATAGGTTTTAATGTATATACAGCAGAGACTGCCAAAAGTGCAATGAAGATAGTAGAAAAGATAGTTTTAGACTGTATAATATTAGATATAGCATTACCAGATTTAGATGGATATAAAATATGTAATGCTATAAAAGAAAAGGTTAACATACCTATAATATTTTTATCTAATTATGAGCGTGAAGAGGAAAGAGTTCAAGGTTTTTTATCTGGAGGAGACGATTATATAACAAAACCATATAGTTTAAAAGAACTTGAACTTAGAATTTATGCTCGGATGAGGCAATATAAAGACATTACATCAGTTCCTAATGTGTTAAAGTTTTCATCTCTAGTAATAAATGTAAATTCAAGAAAAGTAACATTTGATGAAAAGAGTATTGACTTAACCACCATGGAGTTTGAAATATTATTATTTTTAGCTGAAAATAAAGAACAAGTATTTTCAAAAATAGAGATATATAATCAAGTTTGGAAAATGCCTGATGTTGGAGATCAACATACTGTACAAGTTCATATTGCACAGATGAGAAAAAAAATTAATTCTTTAAGCAGAGAGCATCAATATATTCAAACCGTGTGGGGAAAAGGATATAAGTTTGTGCCATAA
- a CDS encoding ferrous iron transport protein A encodes MTVYDLKIGEKGLINNIDGDIKLSKRLLALGCINSTEIEVKKVAPFGDPIIIRFRGFDLAIRKSDAKNISLQ; translated from the coding sequence ATGACTGTTTACGATTTGAAAATAGGAGAAAAAGGACTTATTAATAATATAGATGGAGATATTAAATTATCTAAAAGATTACTTGCACTTGGATGTATAAATAGTACTGAAATAGAAGTTAAAAAGGTTGCCCCATTTGGAGACCCAATTATAATTAGATTTAGAGGATTTGACCTAGCTATTAGAAAATCTGATGCTAAAAATATTTCTTTACAATAA